One part of the Vitis riparia cultivar Riparia Gloire de Montpellier isolate 1030 chromosome 15, EGFV_Vit.rip_1.0, whole genome shotgun sequence genome encodes these proteins:
- the LOC117932043 gene encoding uncharacterized mitochondrial protein AtMg00810-like → MKDLGQIHYFLGIEISQTADGLHLSQSHYAFTILERANMVDCKPMSTPLEAKTKTSPNNVLLEDPSHFRGLVGALQYLTLTRPDLSYSVNYASQFMHAPTLVHLKMVRRILRYVKGTIDIGLHFTSHTTLDLCAFSDADWAGCPTTRRSITGYCTFLGGNLISWCAKKQHPISRSSTEAEYRAMAHTAAELTWMSFILNDLHILLASTPTLYCDNTSALHMTINSVFHARSKHIELDYHFVRERVALGLLATQHISTEKQVADLFTKPMSKAALSNFQTKLCLQPRHSLREGIGTTQQHTTQAAPWRELWDSTE, encoded by the coding sequence ATGAAGGACTTGGGCCAAATTCATTACTTCCTTGGCATCGAGATCTCACAAACAGCCGATGGCCTTCACTTGTCCCAATCTCACTATGCTTTTACCATCCTTGAGAGAGCCAACATGGTCGATTGCAAGCCTATGAGCACACCTCTTGAAGCCAAAACCAAGACATCGCCAAATAATGTCTTGctagaagatccaagtcatttTAGAGGACTTGTTGGTGCTTTACAGTACCTCACCCTCACGCGACCAGATCTTTCATACAGTGTGAATTATGCATCACAATTCATGCATGCTCCCACTCTCGTGCATTTAAAAATGGTTCGAAGGATCTTAAGATATGTCAAAGGCACAATTGACATAGGTTTGCATTTTACTTCCCATACAACACTTGACCTTTGTGCTTTTTctgatgcagattgggcaggGTGTCCTACCACACGACGATCCATCACTGGCTACTGTACGTTTCTTGGAGGAAATCTCATCTCCTGGTGTGCAAAAAAACAACATCCAATCTCTCGGTCAAGCACCGAAGCGGAATATCGGGCCATGGCACATACAGCAGCTGAACTCACATGGATGTCCTTTATTCTTAACGATCTTCACATTCTGTTGGCATCTACACCAACTCTCTACTGTGATAACACAAGTGCTCTTCACATGACAATAAATTCGGTGTTTCATGCTCGTAGCAAACACATCGAGTTGGATTACCATTTTGTGCGTGAACGAGTTGCACTTGGACTTCTCGCTACTCAACATATCTCCACCGAAAAGCAAGTAGCAGACCTCTTCACCAAACCAATGTCAAAGGCTGCACTTAGTAACTTTCAAACCAAACTTTGCCTCCAACCCCGGCACAGTTTGAGGGAGGGTATTGGCACAACCCAGCAGCACACAACCCAAGCAGCACCTTGGCGTGAATTGTGGGACTCAACGGAGTGA